The proteins below are encoded in one region of bacterium:
- a CDS encoding alcohol dehydrogenase catalytic domain-containing protein has product MRALRWDGATAAVVQHPEPVPGADTAVVRVTLAGICNTDLELTRGYMGFRGVLGHELVGVVVDGPDAWRGRRVVGEINFACGRCETCVAGLRRHCPSRTVMGILGADGAFAEYVAVPVANLHAVPDGVPDDAAVFCEPLAAACEILEQVPAAARARCVVLGDGKLGLLVAQVLAAAGAQVLAVGRHPDKLAILRRRGIATATAEEWNRAQVEVVVEATGRAEGMAQAIAATRPRGTLVLKSTVAHAAPLDLAPVVVDEITVVGSRCGPFAPALDALARGTVDVRPLITARRPLRDGAEALRLAAARGALKVLLEP; this is encoded by the coding sequence ATGCGCGCCCTGCGGTGGGACGGCGCCACGGCCGCCGTCGTGCAGCACCCGGAGCCCGTGCCGGGCGCCGACACGGCCGTGGTGCGCGTGACCCTGGCCGGCATCTGCAACACGGATCTCGAGCTGACGCGCGGCTACATGGGTTTCCGCGGCGTGCTCGGCCACGAGCTCGTCGGCGTCGTCGTCGACGGCCCCGACGCCTGGCGCGGCCGCCGCGTGGTGGGCGAGATCAACTTCGCGTGCGGGCGGTGCGAGACCTGCGTCGCGGGACTCCGGCGCCACTGTCCGAGCCGGACGGTGATGGGGATCCTCGGCGCCGACGGCGCCTTCGCCGAATACGTCGCGGTGCCGGTCGCCAACCTGCACGCGGTGCCGGACGGCGTGCCGGACGACGCGGCGGTGTTCTGCGAACCGCTCGCCGCGGCCTGCGAGATCCTCGAGCAGGTGCCGGCGGCGGCGCGGGCGCGCTGCGTCGTCCTGGGCGACGGCAAGCTCGGGCTGCTCGTGGCGCAGGTGCTGGCCGCGGCGGGCGCGCAGGTTCTGGCGGTTGGCCGCCATCCCGACAAGCTGGCGATCCTGCGCCGGCGCGGCATCGCGACCGCGACCGCCGAAGAGTGGAACCGCGCGCAGGTCGAGGTCGTCGTCGAGGCGACCGGCCGAGCCGAGGGGATGGCCCAGGCCATCGCCGCGACCCGGCCGCGCGGCACGCTGGTGCTGAAGAGCACGGTCGCGCACGCGGCCCCGCTCGACCTGGCGCCGGTGGTGGTCGACGAGATCACCGTCGTCGGCTCGCGCTGCGGTCCGTTCGCGCCGGCGCTCGATGCGCTGGCGCGCGGGACGGTGGACGTGCGCCCGCTGATCACCGCCCGGCGGCCGTTGCGCGACGGCGCCGAGGCATTGCGCCTCGCCGCGGCGCGCGGCGCGCTCAAGGTCCTGCTCGAGCCGTGA
- a CDS encoding phosphoribosyl-AMP cyclohydrolase yields MNELEEGRALTLDFRKLLKATTACPDILPVAVQNADTGEVILVAYANEQALRASIAQRTAVFWSTSRNELWEKGKTSGETFDLLEVRVNCEQNSLLYLVRPRRGGICHTKNAQGQPRNCYYRRLDLATGELVNLDP; encoded by the coding sequence ATGAACGAGCTCGAAGAAGGCCGCGCCCTGACGCTGGATTTCCGCAAGCTGCTCAAGGCCACCACGGCCTGCCCGGACATCCTGCCGGTGGCCGTGCAGAACGCCGACACCGGCGAGGTCATCCTCGTCGCCTACGCCAACGAGCAGGCGCTGCGCGCCAGCATCGCCCAGCGCACGGCGGTGTTCTGGAGCACCTCGCGCAACGAGCTGTGGGAGAAGGGCAAGACGTCGGGCGAGACCTTCGACCTGCTCGAGGTGCGGGTGAACTGCGAGCAGAATTCCCTCCTCTACCTCGTCCGCCCACGCCGCGGCGGCATCTGCCACACCAAGAACGCCCAGGGTCAGCCCCGCAACTGCTACTACCGCCGCCTCGACCTCGCGACCGGCGAGCTGGTGAACCTCGATCCGTGA
- a CDS encoding Hsp20/alpha crystallin family protein, translating into MDPKSTVPVPRSAALRARDPFAALRREMNELFEGFFPSSGDNGGVGEFMPRIDVKETDGEVRVSAELPGIDEKEVEISVDGDLLTIKGEKKEEKEEKGEEYYRLERSYGSFRRSVTLPCPVDVDKATASAAKGVFTVVLPKSAAAKKKTIAVKAA; encoded by the coding sequence ATGGACCCCAAGAGCACGGTTCCGGTACCGAGGAGCGCCGCCCTGCGAGCGCGCGATCCCTTCGCGGCGTTGCGGCGCGAGATGAACGAGCTGTTCGAGGGCTTCTTCCCGAGCAGCGGCGACAACGGCGGGGTCGGCGAGTTCATGCCGCGCATCGACGTCAAGGAGACGGACGGCGAGGTGCGGGTGAGCGCCGAGCTGCCGGGAATCGACGAGAAGGAGGTCGAGATCTCGGTCGACGGCGACCTGCTGACCATCAAGGGCGAGAAAAAGGAGGAGAAGGAGGAGAAGGGCGAGGAGTACTATCGCCTGGAGCGCTCCTACGGCAGCTTCCGCCGCAGCGTGACGTTGCCCTGCCCGGTCGACGTCGACAAGGCGACGGCGAGCGCCGCCAAGGGCGTCTTCACGGTCGTGCTGCCGAAGTCGGCGGCGGCGAAGAAGAAGACGATCGCGGTGAAGGCGGCGTAG
- a CDS encoding N-acyl homoserine lactonase family protein, which produces MRLHALTCGWLDGPMGGFLAGEPGRLRVPVPCFVIEHPRGVVLFDSGLHPQTQRDPAGRLGVVSNVFDVQFAPGEEVAARLAAIGIEATRVRLLINSHLHFDHSGGNAQIPNARLLVQRREWAAGHDPDQIARQHYFPHDYDHGHDVLLVDGEHDVFGDGRIVCLPTHGHTPGHQSLRLRLDSGDVILTADACYLRRTLETLHLPSIADDPEAMRAALLRLRALRAAGARLIFGHDAEDWATVPALMT; this is translated from the coding sequence ATGCGTTTGCATGCGCTGACCTGCGGATGGCTGGACGGGCCGATGGGCGGGTTTCTCGCTGGCGAGCCGGGGCGCCTGCGGGTTCCCGTTCCCTGCTTCGTGATCGAGCATCCGCGGGGCGTGGTGCTGTTCGACAGCGGACTGCATCCGCAGACGCAGCGTGATCCGGCGGGGCGGCTGGGGGTGGTGTCGAACGTCTTCGACGTGCAGTTCGCGCCCGGCGAAGAGGTGGCGGCGCGACTCGCGGCCATCGGCATCGAGGCCACGCGGGTGCGCCTGCTGATCAATTCGCACCTCCACTTCGATCACAGCGGCGGCAACGCGCAGATCCCGAACGCGCGCCTGCTCGTGCAGCGGCGCGAATGGGCGGCCGGGCACGATCCGGATCAGATCGCGCGCCAGCACTACTTCCCGCACGACTACGACCACGGGCATGACGTGCTGCTGGTGGACGGCGAGCACGACGTCTTCGGCGACGGCCGCATCGTCTGCCTGCCGACCCACGGGCACACGCCGGGGCACCAGTCGCTGCGGCTGCGCCTCGATTCCGGCGACGTGATCCTCACCGCCGACGCCTGCTACCTCCGCCGCACGCTGGAAACGTTGCACCTGCCGTCGATCGCCGACGACCCCGAGGCGATGCGCGCCGCGCTGCTGCGCCTGCGGGCGTTGCGCGCCGCCGGGGCGCGCCTGATCTTCGGCCACGATGCGGAGGACTGGGCGACGGTGCCGGCGCTGATGACGTGA